One Brassica napus cultivar Da-Ae chromosome C2, Da-Ae, whole genome shotgun sequence DNA window includes the following coding sequences:
- the LOC106364779 gene encoding bidirectional sugar transporter SWEET3-like isoform X1, with protein sequence MGGKLRLFIGILGNGASMLLYTAPILTFSRVFKKKSTEEFSCFPYVMTLLNCLIYTWYGLPIVSHLWENLPLVTINGVGILLESLFIFIYFCYSSPKEKVKVGVIFVPVVVILFGLAVISAVVFDEHRHRKSFVGSFGLVASISMYGSPLVVMKKVIETKSVEYMPFYLSFFSFLASSLWLAYGLLSHDLFLASPNMVGTPLGILQLILYFKYKNKETPITTTVMSKWDDEKNKRTLELVVDVDHDGDANEKKFNNAC encoded by the exons ATGGGTGGTAAACTTCGATTATTCATCGGAATCTTGg GAAATGGAGCTTCCATGCTGCTCTATACTGCTCCAAT ATTAACATTTTCAAGGGTGTTTAAGAAGAAAAGCACAGAGGAATTCTCATGTTTTCCTTATGTTATGACactcttaaactgtttgatttaCACTTGGTATGGCTTACCGATTGTGAGTCATCTTTGGGAGAATCTTCCTCTCGTCACCATCAATGGAGTCGGCATCCTTCTCGAATCACtcttcattttcatatatttctgCTACTCGTCGCCCAAAGAAAAG GTTAAGGTTGGTGTTATATTTGTTCCGGTGGTGGTCATTTTGTTCGGGTTAGCTGTAATCTCAGCTGTAGTGTTTGACGAGCACCGTCACCGGAAATCATTCGTCGGAAGTTTCGGCCTCGTGGCTTCTATCTCCATGTATGGTTCTCCTCTCGTCGTTATG AAAAAAGTGATAGAGACAAAAAGTGTGGAGTACATGCCATTTTACTTGTCATTCTTTTCATTTCTGGCTAGCTCCCTTTGGTTGGCCTATGGTTTACTCAGCCATGATCTATTTCTTGCG TCACCTAATATGGTGGGGACTCCATTGGGGATTCTCCAACTTATCCTCTACTTTAAGTACAAGAACAAGGAGACGCCGATTACGACAACAGTGATGAGCAAATGGGATGATGAAAAGAACAAGAGAACACTTGAGCTTGTAGTTGACGTTGATCATGATGGTGATGCCAATGAGAAGAAGTTCAACAACGCATGTTAG
- the LOC106364779 gene encoding bidirectional sugar transporter SWEET3-like isoform X2, with amino-acid sequence MLLYTAPILTFSRVFKKKSTEEFSCFPYVMTLLNCLIYTWYGLPIVSHLWENLPLVTINGVGILLESLFIFIYFCYSSPKEKVKVGVIFVPVVVILFGLAVISAVVFDEHRHRKSFVGSFGLVASISMYGSPLVVMKKVIETKSVEYMPFYLSFFSFLASSLWLAYGLLSHDLFLASPNMVGTPLGILQLILYFKYKNKETPITTTVMSKWDDEKNKRTLELVVDVDHDGDANEKKFNNAC; translated from the exons ATGCTGCTCTATACTGCTCCAAT ATTAACATTTTCAAGGGTGTTTAAGAAGAAAAGCACAGAGGAATTCTCATGTTTTCCTTATGTTATGACactcttaaactgtttgatttaCACTTGGTATGGCTTACCGATTGTGAGTCATCTTTGGGAGAATCTTCCTCTCGTCACCATCAATGGAGTCGGCATCCTTCTCGAATCACtcttcattttcatatatttctgCTACTCGTCGCCCAAAGAAAAG GTTAAGGTTGGTGTTATATTTGTTCCGGTGGTGGTCATTTTGTTCGGGTTAGCTGTAATCTCAGCTGTAGTGTTTGACGAGCACCGTCACCGGAAATCATTCGTCGGAAGTTTCGGCCTCGTGGCTTCTATCTCCATGTATGGTTCTCCTCTCGTCGTTATG AAAAAAGTGATAGAGACAAAAAGTGTGGAGTACATGCCATTTTACTTGTCATTCTTTTCATTTCTGGCTAGCTCCCTTTGGTTGGCCTATGGTTTACTCAGCCATGATCTATTTCTTGCG TCACCTAATATGGTGGGGACTCCATTGGGGATTCTCCAACTTATCCTCTACTTTAAGTACAAGAACAAGGAGACGCCGATTACGACAACAGTGATGAGCAAATGGGATGATGAAAAGAACAAGAGAACACTTGAGCTTGTAGTTGACGTTGATCATGATGGTGATGCCAATGAGAAGAAGTTCAACAACGCATGTTAG
- the LOC106363359 gene encoding uncharacterized protein LOC106363359, protein MGPIGTAALPEANEAEKKDPKECNHVHDNKRSHGKGCSRYKGRGRDNYSYDRQGNHNNHGRGSSYGRGRGSYGCGRGGISKPSNSTISACHRCGMSNHWAKNCRTPKHLCELYQESLKNKNPEAHMVHDTGYDADDDSDLEKDDLLDFETSDCLND, encoded by the coding sequence ATGGGACCCATCGGAACAGCAGCATTACCAGAAGCCAATGAGGctgaaaagaaagatcccaaagaGTGCAACCACGTCCATGATAATAAGAGATCACACGGAAAAGGCTGTAGTAGATACAAAGGACGTGGCCGTGACAACTACTCATATGACCGgcaaggaaaccacaataaccatggTCGTGGTTCCAGCTATGGCCGTGGCCGAGGCAGTTATGGCTGTGGTCGAGGcggcatatccaaaccatctAACTCGACCATATCAGCTTGTCACAGATGCGGGATGAGtaaccattgggccaagaattgtAGAACCCCTAAACATCTATGTGAGCTCTATCAAGAGAGCcttaagaacaagaacccggaagCCCATATGGTTCATGATACCGGgtatgatgctgatgatgattcCGACCTTGAAAAGGACGACCTCTTGgattttgagacttctgattgtctcaacGACTAA
- the LOC106363361 gene encoding uncharacterized protein LOC106363361 gives MHWSGNRLRGTDPTEHKSRDHRLPTAIMIPNSTPRCNVDVAWDARTGTCGLGGVFGGSLATPDLSESRTLVSSTLMAEVFAIRLAVMTAAFSNIKSLVILSDSLTFITLLKGKETRPGLFGILFDIHHFSSYFEIISFSFIPRIQNIEVDYVAKAALAEAIVSPYKIIMNE, from the coding sequence ATGCACTGGAGTGGCAATCGGCTCAGGGGTACTGATCCTACCGAGCACAAATCACGTGATCACCGACTCCCCACTGCTATAATGATCCCTAATTCTACACCACGGTGCAATGTGGATGTTGCGTGGGATGCGCGAACTGGAACCTGTGGTTTGGGAGGAGTTTTCGGTGGCTCCCTTGCTACTCCCGATCTGTCTGAATCTCGGACTCTTGTATCTTCTACGTTAATGGCTGAGGTCTTCGCTATTCGTTTGGCGGTCATGACGGCTGCGTTCTCAAACATTAAATCCCTCGTGATCCTCTCTGACTCTCTAACCTTCATCACCCTGCTGAAAGGGAAGGAGACAAGACCAGGGTTGTTTGGAATTTTGTTTGACATTCATCACTTTAGCTCCTATTTCGAAattatttccttttcctttatTCCTCGCATTCAAAACATTGAGGTTGATTATGTAGCTAAGGCAGCTCTAGCTGAGGCTATTGTTTCCCCGTATAAGATTATTATGAATGAATGA
- the LOC106391739 gene encoding ATP-dependent zinc metalloprotease FTSH 11, chloroplastic/mitochondrial-like: protein MSSSTLQASLLLRPPPLHSFKPHHRPLFSSSLTLRFNPQSLSSFYRLSSTLLSSRFHPLPCSLRQDNVASDSDFLPKDSGEVADSAESRLVPELATSDGYEGTISGGEETEGKEEDLEKKSKFKIVVLMMGVWAAIKRAMEKVMEWEWLSWWPFSRQEKRLEKLIAEADANPKDAALQGALLAELNKHIPEAVVQRFEQREHAVDSRGVAEYIRALVVTNSLAEYLPDEQTGKPSTLPTLLQELKHRASGDMDESFVNPGISERQPLHVTMVNPKVSNKSRFAQELVSTILFTVAVGVVWLMGAAALQKYIGSLGGIGTSGVGSSSSYSTKEVNKEITPEKNVKTFKDVKGCDDAKQELEEVVEYLKNPSKFTRLGGKLPKGILLTGAPGTGKTLLAKAIAGEAGVPFFYRAGSEFEEMFVGVGARRVRSLFQAAKKKAPCIIFIDEIDAVGSTRKQWEGHTKKTLHQLLVEMDGFEQNEGIIVMAATNLADILDPALTRPGRFDRHIVVPSPDVRGRQEILELYLQGKPMSDDVDVKAIARGTPGFNGADLANLVNIAAIKAAVEGAEKLSAEQLEFAKDRIVMGTERKTMFVSEDSKKLTAYHESGHAIVALNTKGAHPIHKATIMPRGSALGMVTQLPSNDETSVSKRQLLARLDVCMGGRVAEELIFGQDHITTGASSDLSQATELAQYMVSSCGMSEAIGPVHIKERPSSEMQSRIDAEVVKLLREAYERVKSLLKRHEKQLHTLANALLEYETLTSEDIKRILLPKQEIDKLQEKQEEEGDLVLA, encoded by the exons ATGTCATCCTCCACTCTCCAAGCTTCTCTTCTCCTCCGTCCTCCTCCTCTCCATTCCTTCAAACCTCACCATcgtcctctcttctcttcttctctgacTCTGCGTTTCAATCCTCAATCTCTCTCCAGCTTCTACCGTCTTTCTTCGACTCTTCTCAGCTCTCGATTTCACCCCCTTCCTTGCTCACTCCGCCAAGACAATGTCGCTTCCGACTCCGATTTCCTCCCCAAGGACTCCGGTGAGGTTGCGGATTCCGCAGAGAGTAGATTGGTTCCGGAATTAGCGACAAGCGATGGATACGAGGGAACGATTAGCGGAGGAGAAGAAACTGAGGGTAAAGAGGAAGACttggagaagaagagcaagtttAAGATAGTGGTGCTGATGATGGGAGTATGGGCAGCCATAAAAAGAGCTATGGAGAAGGTAATGGAATGGGAGTGGCTTAGCTGGTGGCCTTTCTCTCGCCAAGAGAAGCGTCTCGAGAAACTTATAGCTGAGGCTGACGCTAATCCCAAGGACGCTGCTTTGCAGGGAGCTTTGTTAGCTGAGCTCAACAAGCACAT TCCTGAGGCTGTTGTCCAACGGTTTGAGCAAAGGGAACACGCAGTGGATAGTAGAGGAGTTGCTGAATACATTCGAGCTCTTGTCGTTACTAATTCTCTCGCTGAGTATCTTCCTGACGAACAAACCGGGAAGCCATCTACTCTTCCCACACTG CTGCAAGAGCTGAAGCATCGCGCATCAGGCGATATGGACGAATCATTTGTGAACCCTGGTATATCTGAGAGGCAACCCTTGCATGTTACCATG GTTAATCCGAAAGTCTCAAACAAATCAAGATTTGCACAAGAGCTTGTCTCTACGATCTTGTTCACAGTTGCTGTTGGAGTTGTGTG GTTAATGGGTGCAGCTGCTCTGCAAAAGTATATTGGAAGCCTGGGAGGGATTGGAACTTCGGGTGTTGGTTCAAGTTCTTCTTATTCCACAAAAGAAGTTAACAAAGAAATAACTCCAGAAAAG AACGTCAAAACATTTAAGGATGTAAAGGGTTGTGATGATGCAAAACAAGAGCTTGAGGAGGTGGTAGAGTATCTTAAAAATCCATCAAAGTTTACCCGTCTTGGAGGAAAATTGCCAAAG GGAATTCTTCTTACAGGGGCACCTGGTACTGGAAAGACATTGCTGGCTAAA GCCattgctggagaagctggagtaCCCTTCTTCTATAGAGCTGGATCTGAATTTGAAGAGAT GTTTGTTGGGGTAGGAGCACGGCGTGTGAGATCCTTGTTTCAGGCAGCTAAGAAAAAG GCGCCTTGTAtcattttcattgatgaaaTTGATGCTGTTGGGTCCACGAGGAAACAATGGGAAGGGCATACAAAGAAGACATTGCATCAACTACTCGTCGAAATGGATGGTTTTGAGCAGAATGAG GGAATAATAGTTATGGCTGCTACAAACCTGGCTGATATACTTGATCCGGCCCTGACAAGACCGGGTAGATTCGATAGGCAT ATTGTGGTCCCAAGTCCGGATGTCCGTGGACGCCAAGAGATTTTGGAACTCTACCTCCAAGGCAAACCTATGTCAGATGATGTGGATGTTAAAGCAATTGCTCGCGGAACTCCTGGATTCAATGGTGCTG ATCTCGCAAACCTGGTTAATATTGCTGCCATAAAGGCAGCTGTTGAAGGGGCTGAGAAGCTATCCGCTGAGCAGTTGGAATTTGCAAAGGACCGAATAGTTATGGGCACAGAGAGGAAGACGATGTTCGTATCAGAGGACTCTAAAAAG CTCACTGCATACCATGAAAGTGGTCATGCTATTGTTGCTTTGAACACGAAAGGTGCACACCCGATCCACAAAGCAACAATAATGCCACGTGGATCTGCGTTGGGAATGGTTACGCAGCTACCAtcgaacgatgaaacatcagtGAGCAAAAGGCAGCTATTAGCTCGTCTTGATGTATGTATGGGAGGAAGAGTCGCAGAGGAGCTCATCTTTGGCCAGGACCATATCACCACTGGAGCAAGTAGCGATCTCTCCCAGGCCACAGAACTTGCTCAATATATG GTATCGAGCTGTGGGATGAGTGAAGCGATAGGACCAGTTCATATAAAGGAAAGACCAAGTTCTGAAATGCAATCACGCATCGATGCAGAG GTTGTGAAACTTCTTCGAGAGGCATACGAGCGAGTGAAATCTCTCTTGAAACGG CATGAGAAGCAGCTACACACGTTAGCAAACGCACTTCTAGAGTATGAAACGCTAACCTCAGAGGACATAAAGCGTATCCTCCTTCCAAAACAAGAAATAGACAAGTTACAggagaaacaagaagaagaaggagacttGGTATTGGCCTAG
- the LOC106367534 gene encoding abscisic acid receptor PYL8, with amino-acid sequence MEARNGMEMNNLEREYIRRQHHKHELVENQCSSTLVKHIQAPVHIVWSLVRRFDQPQKYKPFISRCVVKGDMEIGTVREVDVKSGLPATRSTERLELLDDNEHILSIRIVGGDHRLKNYSSIISLHPERIGGGRMGTLVIESFVVDVPEGNTKDETCYFVEALIKCNLKSLADISQRLAVQDTTGGSP; translated from the exons ATGGAAGCTAGAAACGGGATGGAGATGAATAATCTGGAaagagagtatataaggaggcaGCACCATAAGCATGAGCTTGTGGAGAATCAGTGTAGCTCTACGCTTGTTAAACACATCCAAGCTCCTGTTCATATC GTGTGGTCACTCGTGAGAAGATTTGATCAGCCACAGAAATACAAGCCATTTATCAGTAGATGTGTTGTGAAAGGAGACATGGAGATTGGTACTGTACGAGAAGTTGATGTGAAGTCAGGGTTACCTGCAACTAGAAGCACCGAGAGGTTGGAGTTGCTTGATGACAATGAGCATATTCTCAGCATCAGGATCGTTGGTGGTGATCACAGGCTCAAG AACTATTCTTCGATTATCTCTCTTCACCCTGAGAGGATAGGAGGAGGAAGAATGGGGACACTTGTGATCGAGTCTTTTGTGGTGGATGTACCGGAAGGGAACACAAAGGATGAGACTTGTTACTTTGTGGAAGCTCTAATCAAATGCAATCTTAAATCTTTAGCTGATATCTCCCAACGTCTTGCCGTTCAAGACACAACAGGAGGTTCCCCATGA